In Fluviicola taffensis DSM 16823, the following are encoded in one genomic region:
- the mads7 gene encoding methylation-associated defense system protein MAD7 yields MAIKLNREESLFRNELIFTADAKAINIDNTLVNLFMLLQWNGQRPSQRARAGGNTFIELSNLIKAFQKVEEDGHAEGFSEFPEAAEYWLRSNLVNMVFRGNVEKEKISSMRPIHLESYRVRNASNTRDYNTADQVYLMLGANPTVREELKSFLLEGWDSTTNQISPGNKLDVDSLGLLHLIKNVNPGFLQTGNSLNQIKPLLLKQAELFCDDVRRLLVYKRLIPRNVLIDYLKTITSFHLSLYIQKLVYSLPKMVKEGNTEVDSEWNIVVDATDNFESKVAEISASDAENLTNHIYDYIKATFQINAALRRLHLDKTNSDNIDKALEALKQRNANFEIYFETQWDNLYNQLDEDDKILIDDMVRYEDNYFDKYIELIVKARGSYQYRYNVQFIDNLSQKNTDRGFMAQGRSKKHPRRFVMGTRLLETLVQILVLEAENGQFQTKSLSIEELIQQIRDRYGIIINGLSENRFKDSDLSTHLAFKENVDAFKLKLRQIGFYNDLSDAYILQRIRPRYELNN; encoded by the coding sequence ATGGCAATAAAATTAAATAGAGAGGAAAGTTTATTTCGCAATGAACTTATTTTCACAGCTGATGCGAAAGCGATTAATATTGACAACACATTAGTGAATTTATTCATGCTTCTGCAGTGGAATGGGCAACGTCCTTCACAAAGAGCAAGAGCGGGTGGAAATACTTTCATTGAATTATCGAATCTGATCAAGGCTTTCCAAAAAGTGGAGGAAGATGGGCATGCAGAGGGATTTTCTGAATTCCCCGAAGCTGCCGAATATTGGCTAAGAAGTAACCTTGTTAACATGGTATTCAGGGGAAATGTCGAAAAGGAAAAAATATCATCCATGAGACCCATTCACCTTGAAAGTTATCGTGTAAGAAACGCATCCAATACTCGTGATTATAATACAGCTGATCAAGTATATTTAATGTTAGGCGCAAATCCAACAGTACGTGAAGAATTGAAAAGTTTTCTATTAGAAGGATGGGATTCAACAACAAATCAAATATCACCTGGAAATAAGCTTGATGTTGATAGTTTAGGTTTATTACATTTGATAAAAAATGTAAATCCAGGTTTCCTTCAAACTGGCAATTCATTAAATCAAATAAAACCTTTATTACTAAAACAAGCTGAACTCTTTTGTGATGATGTAAGGAGATTATTAGTTTATAAAAGATTGATTCCAAGAAATGTATTAATTGATTATTTAAAAACTATCACTTCCTTTCACCTTTCCTTGTATATCCAGAAACTTGTCTACTCACTTCCTAAAATGGTAAAAGAAGGCAATACGGAAGTTGATAGCGAATGGAATATTGTTGTTGATGCAACTGACAATTTTGAAAGTAAAGTGGCTGAAATCTCAGCATCTGATGCAGAAAACCTAACAAATCATATTTATGATTATATCAAAGCAACGTTTCAAATAAATGCTGCTTTGAGAAGATTGCATTTGGACAAAACAAATTCCGACAACATAGATAAAGCACTTGAAGCATTAAAACAACGTAACGCAAATTTTGAAATTTACTTTGAAACTCAATGGGATAATCTTTATAATCAATTAGACGAGGACGATAAGATTTTGATTGATGATATGGTTCGATATGAAGATAATTACTTCGACAAGTACATAGAACTTATTGTAAAAGCGCGCGGTTCGTACCAATATAGATACAACGTTCAGTTTATTGACAACCTTTCTCAGAAAAACACAGATCGCGGATTCATGGCTCAAGGAAGAAGTAAAAAGCATCCTAGAAGATTTGTTATGGGGACAAGGTTATTAGAAACGTTGGTTCAAATTTTAGTGTTAGAAGCTGAAAATGGTCAATTTCAAACAAAAAGTCTATCAATTGAAGAGCTGATCCAGCAAATTAGGGATAGGTATGGAATCATTATCAATGGTTTATCAGAGAATAGATTTAAAGATTCTGACCTCAGCACCCATTTAGCCTTTAAAGAAAATGTTGATGCATTCAAATTAAAACTGCGTCAAATCGGTTTTTATAACGATTTGAGTGATGCCTATATTCTTCAAAGAATTCGTCCACGCTATGAATTAAATAACTAA
- the mads6 gene encoding methylation-associated defense system protein kinase MAD6, with amino-acid sequence MAKITKPPYFESVVNTGEKRLLDFLEINLPDNYYLIPNVEIASTNPRNNRTQYWEYDLIVVAPHGIYNIENKDWKGRIEGDDNYWYLNDRQKANPLKTGRQKTSILASKLKETNPSWGKSWIQNMVTLSFPNTSLPIFYQEAGKLTFQLNNKLIEFITNPDSIGKEPNDIQELADQIVQFLIGNQSKKSPGEKREVEGYEILEVLQQEPNFTEYLVKPKGVTSSIQKRVKEFSLQVAGLSSEELRRREDSIKNQYSALQKIKAKPFILNVEFKIDEENHLFYEISDFLDENSLRAEARSKTFTFQEKINIIKNITAALKEAHKENIYHRDINPDNVYMSAGYAYLGNFGKSYFTDHNDQGYTVMATINEQNATAYHPLELTVGDASRASDLYSLGILIYWLFVGEEPIKSPYELDRIGGQLPTDRLPTSKNHALPKWIDEICLKTILTDDSKRLDSIDELELLIKNSIEGVKTEQDNLPKIDTSQPYVNSYDLKEGDRISAYVIHQVLGKGGYSRVFKVKHSIQDKYFTLKLFHESVNIKSVTDEYNALKDLNHKNIVKFVWNDMAPTGQFFTVMEYLEGENLSTYTNTDARLPIHRVYQLAHDILSALVSMQSLPKAIIHRDLKPQNIVWDNQERFVLIDFNVASFVDDNKDFVGTNPYLAPDLIADGMKVNWNTSADTFALGITLYELVCKKYPWFPQKYPMMSTQPISPNQFNDKISDAFNDFLAKSIRTNTNDRFTNAQQMLEALELIGEENLLKEKVEESGPIIKENHLYHIQLFIHQPNLRITLIDGMTKYFDLKNTLLSTFDKFKNKLNGYRTSISLNDKIELTLLVDNQTIIKEPFWQGGARNFNDGNINKLYDQLINVFEEHHDKLAQFKVDVEGLDFVEYINSLYSQSKKGNFGTRASISSNEFDDLTYTPSKLDRKLIPDILDGRYKLLIITGNAGDGKTAFIRKIETDPSIRELINFEHKNGAKFKIGDVLFESNYDGSQDEDEKANNEVLEQFFKPFENLSRYSDASEGRIIAINEGRLVEFLKTSSKHKSLHDSIENYFYNEGHHPLPDGMMIINLNLRSVTSSNQEESSLFRQQIKALTNKSLWNKCDSCKLSSNCFIKYNVDSFNDSSSGDEVITRMEWLLRTANLKRELHITMRDLRSFIAFVLTRDNHCENISSLIESNKLNPEQYWQYYYFNITNPSTQDTGNQDRLIKLLRETDIGEVSIPESDRDLFFGQHTQKNFMEFSNRESDLLHEFNNNKIWVPVHEQNELIVKRVKVIQKTFIRHQYFEGKSEMIQSDIPTSTENDQSGLTPSFLKRLPYHSVYRFVDVLKQGDKGDLTKSSISRAISLNEGCDNPGIDQKYLVLSSSEIIDPISKSFRLFDLTSFELFVNRTDHLVKYLEYEPDSLTFRHKEEKHIKLTISLDLYEMLYFIQRGFTPSLNDLRGRFIELLIFKNLLENLYYSEVVVTKDNFEFFRISKNANNHLRIEPMITE; translated from the coding sequence ATGGCAAAAATAACTAAACCTCCCTACTTTGAATCGGTAGTAAACACCGGTGAAAAACGCTTACTTGATTTCTTGGAAATCAATTTACCAGACAACTATTACTTAATCCCGAATGTTGAGATCGCTTCTACTAATCCAAGGAACAATAGAACCCAATATTGGGAGTACGACCTAATAGTTGTAGCGCCACATGGAATTTATAACATTGAAAATAAGGACTGGAAAGGACGAATTGAAGGTGATGACAATTATTGGTACCTAAATGATCGTCAAAAAGCCAATCCGCTTAAAACTGGACGTCAAAAGACCTCGATTTTGGCTTCAAAATTAAAAGAAACCAATCCCAGCTGGGGCAAATCATGGATTCAAAACATGGTCACTCTTTCCTTCCCTAATACATCTCTTCCAATATTTTATCAGGAAGCTGGAAAGTTGACCTTTCAATTAAACAATAAATTAATCGAGTTTATTACAAATCCAGATTCTATTGGAAAAGAACCAAATGACATTCAAGAATTAGCGGATCAAATCGTTCAATTTTTAATTGGTAATCAAAGTAAGAAATCACCTGGAGAAAAACGAGAAGTTGAAGGTTACGAGATTCTTGAAGTATTACAACAGGAACCTAATTTCACGGAATATTTAGTTAAGCCAAAGGGAGTAACTTCTTCCATTCAAAAGAGAGTTAAAGAGTTTTCTTTGCAAGTAGCTGGGCTCTCATCAGAAGAATTGCGCCGTAGAGAAGATTCTATTAAAAACCAGTATAGCGCTCTTCAAAAAATAAAAGCTAAACCATTTATTTTAAACGTTGAGTTTAAAATTGATGAGGAAAATCATTTGTTTTATGAAATTTCAGATTTTTTAGATGAAAACTCATTGAGAGCTGAAGCAAGGTCAAAAACATTCACATTTCAAGAAAAGATTAACATCATTAAAAATATTACTGCAGCTTTAAAAGAGGCGCATAAAGAAAATATTTATCATCGAGATATTAATCCCGATAATGTATACATGAGTGCCGGTTATGCTTATTTGGGAAATTTCGGCAAATCCTATTTTACTGATCATAATGATCAAGGCTACACAGTAATGGCCACAATCAATGAGCAAAATGCAACTGCATATCACCCCTTGGAATTAACTGTTGGTGATGCCTCCAGAGCTTCTGATTTGTATTCACTTGGAATTCTCATTTATTGGCTTTTTGTTGGTGAAGAACCAATCAAATCACCCTATGAATTAGATCGAATTGGAGGGCAGCTTCCAACTGATAGATTGCCAACTTCAAAAAACCATGCCTTACCAAAATGGATTGATGAGATCTGTTTGAAAACAATACTTACGGATGACTCTAAAAGATTAGATTCAATTGATGAATTAGAATTATTGATTAAAAATTCAATTGAGGGTGTAAAAACTGAGCAAGATAATTTACCGAAAATTGACACTTCACAGCCTTATGTCAATTCGTATGATTTAAAGGAGGGAGATAGAATCAGCGCTTATGTTATTCATCAAGTGTTAGGAAAAGGGGGCTATTCACGTGTTTTTAAGGTCAAGCATAGTATTCAAGACAAATATTTTACACTGAAACTTTTCCATGAGAGCGTTAATATAAAATCAGTAACCGATGAGTATAACGCTTTGAAGGATTTGAATCACAAGAATATTGTGAAGTTCGTTTGGAATGACATGGCTCCTACTGGTCAGTTTTTTACTGTAATGGAATACTTGGAAGGGGAAAACCTTAGTACATATACTAACACTGATGCAAGACTTCCAATTCATAGAGTATACCAATTGGCTCATGATATTTTAAGTGCTCTTGTTTCAATGCAAAGTTTACCTAAGGCAATTATCCATCGCGATCTTAAACCTCAAAACATCGTTTGGGATAACCAGGAGCGTTTCGTATTAATAGATTTTAATGTTGCATCCTTCGTTGATGACAACAAAGACTTTGTTGGTACAAATCCATATTTAGCACCAGATTTGATTGCGGATGGAATGAAAGTGAATTGGAATACTTCAGCAGATACATTTGCATTGGGTATTACTCTATATGAATTAGTCTGTAAAAAATACCCATGGTTTCCACAGAAATATCCAATGATGAGCACTCAGCCCATCTCTCCGAATCAATTCAATGATAAAATTTCGGATGCTTTTAATGATTTCCTTGCTAAATCTATTAGAACAAATACAAATGATCGATTTACAAATGCACAACAAATGCTTGAAGCACTTGAATTGATCGGTGAAGAAAATTTATTGAAAGAAAAAGTCGAAGAATCTGGACCAATTATTAAAGAAAATCATCTCTACCACATTCAGTTATTTATACATCAACCGAATTTAAGAATAACCTTGATAGATGGTATGACCAAATATTTTGACTTAAAAAACACTTTACTATCCACTTTCGACAAGTTCAAAAACAAGCTCAATGGTTATAGAACAAGCATTTCATTGAACGACAAAATTGAGTTGACTCTATTAGTCGACAACCAGACTATTATAAAAGAACCGTTTTGGCAAGGTGGCGCTAGGAATTTCAATGATGGAAATATTAATAAACTATATGACCAATTGATTAATGTTTTCGAGGAACATCATGATAAACTTGCACAATTCAAGGTAGATGTCGAAGGATTAGATTTTGTCGAATACATTAATTCACTATACAGTCAATCAAAAAAAGGGAATTTCGGGACACGAGCATCGATTTCTTCAAATGAGTTCGATGACTTAACGTATACTCCTTCAAAATTAGACCGAAAATTAATCCCGGATATTCTAGACGGTAGATATAAACTATTGATTATTACTGGGAATGCGGGAGACGGGAAAACGGCTTTTATTCGAAAAATAGAAACAGATCCGAGCATTAGGGAATTAATAAACTTTGAACATAAAAATGGAGCGAAATTCAAAATAGGTGACGTTCTGTTTGAAAGTAATTATGATGGTTCACAAGATGAAGATGAAAAAGCAAATAATGAAGTCCTTGAACAATTTTTTAAACCATTTGAAAACTTATCAAGATACTCTGATGCATCTGAAGGCAGAATAATTGCGATTAATGAAGGTCGCCTAGTCGAGTTCTTAAAGACATCTTCCAAGCATAAATCACTTCATGATTCAATAGAGAATTATTTTTACAATGAAGGCCATCATCCGCTTCCAGATGGAATGATGATCATTAACTTAAATTTAAGATCTGTTACATCATCTAATCAAGAAGAATCAAGCCTTTTTAGACAACAAATAAAAGCTCTTACAAACAAATCTCTATGGAACAAATGTGATAGTTGTAAATTGTCATCAAACTGTTTCATTAAATATAATGTTGATTCATTTAATGATTCTTCTTCAGGTGATGAAGTGATAACGAGAATGGAATGGCTGTTGAGAACAGCAAATCTTAAACGTGAACTTCACATCACAATGCGTGATTTGAGATCATTCATTGCTTTTGTTCTTACACGTGATAACCATTGCGAAAATATTAGCTCATTAATTGAATCCAATAAATTAAATCCTGAACAATATTGGCAGTATTATTACTTCAATATTACGAACCCTTCAACTCAAGATACAGGGAATCAAGACAGGTTGATTAAGTTGTTAAGGGAAACTGATATTGGAGAAGTTTCAATTCCTGAATCAGACAGAGATTTATTTTTTGGTCAGCATACACAAAAAAATTTCATGGAATTCTCAAATCGTGAATCAGACCTGCTTCATGAATTCAACAACAACAAGATTTGGGTTCCAGTCCACGAACAAAATGAACTAATTGTAAAACGTGTAAAAGTCATTCAAAAAACATTCATTAGACATCAATATTTTGAAGGTAAGTCTGAAATGATTCAATCCGATATTCCAACTTCCACGGAAAACGATCAATCTGGTCTTACTCCTTCTTTTTTAAAAAGACTCCCATACCATTCCGTTTACAGATTTGTTGATGTTTTAAAACAGGGAGATAAGGGTGATTTAACGAAATCAAGTATTTCAAGAGCAATTTCGTTGAATGAGGGATGTGATAATCCTGGTATCGATCAAAAATACCTAGTACTCTCATCGAGTGAAATAATTGATCCAATTAGTAAATCATTCAGATTGTTTGATTTGACTTCATTTGAGTTATTTGTAAATCGAACAGATCATTTAGTAAAATATCTCGAATATGAACCTGATAGTTTGACGTTCAGACATAAAGAAGAGAAACATATCAAATTAACAATCAGCTTGGATTTATATGAAATGCTCTATTTCATACAACGTGGATTTACACCATCCTTAAATGATCTAAGAGGTCGTTTTATTGAATTGTTAATATTCAAAAATTTACTTGAAAATCTTTATTATTCAGAGGTTGTTGTAACTAAAGACAACTTTGAATTCTTTAGAATTTCAAAAAATGCAAATAACCATTTACGAATTGAACCAATGATCACTGAATAA